Proteins from one Paraburkholderia sp. BL10I2N1 genomic window:
- a CDS encoding glutathione peroxidase: MTSIYTFSATTLGGEPIGLERYQGKVLLIVNTASECGFTPQYAGLQKLHEQYAARGLEVLGFPCNQFGKQEPGDAAQIGSFCEKNYGVTFQMFDKIDVNGANAHPLYQYLTGEAPGLLGLEAIKWNFTKFLIGRDGTVIKRYAPLTKPEAIVADIEKAL; encoded by the coding sequence ATGACATCGATTTACACGTTTTCCGCTACCACGCTGGGCGGTGAGCCAATCGGGCTGGAGCGGTATCAGGGCAAGGTGCTGCTGATCGTCAATACCGCGAGCGAATGCGGTTTCACGCCGCAGTATGCCGGTCTGCAGAAACTGCATGAGCAGTACGCTGCTCGTGGGCTCGAGGTGCTGGGGTTTCCGTGCAATCAGTTCGGCAAACAGGAGCCGGGCGATGCCGCGCAGATCGGCAGTTTCTGCGAAAAGAACTATGGCGTTACGTTTCAGATGTTCGACAAGATCGACGTCAATGGGGCAAACGCGCATCCTCTCTACCAGTACCTGACAGGCGAAGCGCCCGGATTGCTCGGGCTCGAGGCGATCAAGTGGAATTTCACCAAGTTCCTCATTGGCCGCGACGGCACCGTCATCAAGCGATACGCGCCGCTCACCAAACCTGAAGCCATCGTCGCGGATATCGAGAAGGCGCTATAG
- the cls gene encoding cardiolipin synthase: MQFDLLHLGTLVALAHVLGTIAACHAILNTRTSQGAIAWAVSLVAMPYLTLVPYLFLGRSKFAGYADARRIENESLRTLSHPIEWDTCVSSSGRPTDELGHRVIRSLTLLGGMPFLSGNTVRTLVNGEATFASILEAIDAAQKYVIVQFFIVKADALGEMLKDALLAKAAQGVRIFFLYDSIGSFDLPHRYTAALRAGGVDVHPFATNRKFVNRFQLNFRNHRKIVVVDGERAFVGGHNVGVEYLGGHPPLSPWRDTHIEVRGPAVASIQFVFTEDWYWATQQLPPFEAPSRESTDEGMHCLVIPSGPADKVDTCSLFFVEAINAAQERIWITTPYLIPDEAVSSALRLAAMRGVDVRILIPCRRDHIVVFEASKLYAYDAVRAGVRIFRYRPGFLHEKVVLIDSIAAAVGSANLDNRSFRLNFEIMVLTVDRKFAAEVEAMLVKDFQEAFEINRDEYRKAPAWRRVAMHVARLFSPVL; encoded by the coding sequence ATGCAATTCGACCTGCTTCATCTGGGGACACTGGTCGCGCTCGCTCACGTGCTGGGCACGATCGCGGCCTGCCACGCCATCCTGAACACCCGTACGTCGCAAGGCGCGATTGCATGGGCGGTATCGCTCGTCGCGATGCCCTATCTGACGCTCGTGCCGTATCTGTTCCTTGGCCGCAGCAAGTTTGCGGGCTACGCGGACGCGCGCCGGATCGAGAACGAATCGCTGCGCACTCTCTCTCATCCGATTGAGTGGGATACATGCGTATCGTCCAGCGGACGCCCTACCGACGAACTGGGTCATCGCGTGATCCGCTCGCTGACGCTGCTGGGCGGCATGCCTTTTCTCTCGGGTAATACGGTTCGCACACTGGTCAATGGAGAAGCCACGTTCGCATCGATCCTTGAAGCGATCGACGCCGCGCAGAAGTACGTGATCGTGCAGTTCTTCATCGTGAAGGCCGACGCGCTCGGTGAAATGCTCAAGGACGCGCTGCTGGCGAAGGCCGCGCAGGGTGTGCGCATCTTTTTCCTGTATGACAGCATCGGCAGTTTCGACCTGCCGCACCGCTATACGGCGGCCCTTCGTGCGGGAGGCGTCGACGTGCACCCGTTCGCAACCAACCGGAAGTTCGTCAACCGCTTCCAGCTCAATTTCCGCAATCACCGAAAGATCGTGGTGGTCGACGGCGAACGTGCGTTTGTCGGTGGCCATAACGTTGGCGTCGAGTATCTGGGCGGGCATCCGCCACTCTCGCCATGGCGCGACACGCACATCGAGGTGCGCGGCCCCGCGGTGGCAAGCATCCAGTTCGTCTTCACGGAAGACTGGTACTGGGCCACGCAGCAGTTGCCACCGTTCGAAGCGCCGTCGCGCGAATCGACCGACGAAGGCATGCATTGCCTCGTCATCCCCAGCGGGCCGGCCGACAAGGTGGACACCTGCTCGCTGTTTTTCGTCGAAGCAATCAATGCCGCGCAGGAACGCATCTGGATCACGACGCCGTATCTCATCCCCGACGAAGCCGTGTCCTCCGCGCTGCGGCTCGCCGCGATGCGCGGCGTGGACGTACGAATCCTGATCCCGTGCAGGCGCGATCACATTGTCGTATTCGAGGCGTCGAAGCTGTATGCGTACGACGCCGTGCGCGCCGGTGTGCGGATCTTTCGCTACCGGCCGGGCTTTCTGCACGAGAAAGTGGTGCTGATCGACAGCATCGCCGCAGCGGTCGGCAGCGCGAATCTGGATAACCGGTCGTTCCGCCTGAACTTCGAGATCATGGTGTTGACCGTCGACCGCAAGTTCGCCGCCGAAGTCGAAGCGATGCTCGTGAAGGATTTCCAGGAGGCGTTCGAAATCAACCGGGACGAATACAGAAAAGCCCCCGCCTGGCGAAGGGTGGCGATGCACGTGGCCCGACTGTTCTCGCCTGTGCTCTGA